Proteins from a single region of Hermetia illucens chromosome 3, iHerIll2.2.curated.20191125, whole genome shotgun sequence:
- the LOC119653052 gene encoding uncharacterized protein LOC119653052 has protein sequence MRLLPIFAAWTIGYFGLVYCSGICSEVVEVKGVKTKQRIRKFCCPGYERIKNTCRPTCEPYCINSKCIAPNKCKCNRGYEPVNSFRCNPTCYNCTYGFCLAPGMCECYRGYEWNTTRRECVPSCDPPCVNGYCSDRNFCVCYDGYHISKDNLFICVKNGPHSTTTTSTTAEASTPVILDSTSWVGRMKVKSSSSYEASSSSEDTQDILETSSDKVEESSAETSAEDILALRFQTTTRIPETSGFGSKDSNVLHLTSFGIDYVSTGRDVATEAPKFELTTVEDDTPRTSANTETSPLPILVWKKDQEGPIAGDDSYFTKLHDERLDTTRKPPPIHAHTTEFYDKDVLRSYIAPGTGFYLLYVLLSVFVVIAILFLVYLLSERYHGKEYNIARLEKRKGVVKYSAEQSDVITAW, from the exons ATGAGGCTGCTCCCTATTTTTGCGGCTTGGACAATTGGCTATTTCGGCCTCGTCTATTGTTCTGGAATTTGTAGTGAAGTTGTGGAGGTTAAGGGCGTCAAAACGAAACAGCGAATCCGTAAATTTTGTTGTCCGGGGTATGAAAGAATTAAAAACACATGTCGTCCTACATGTGAACCGTATTGTATTAATTCAAAGTGCATAGCCCCGAATAAATGCAAATGCAACCGAGGGTACGAACCGGTCAATAGTTTCAG GTGTAATCCGACATGTTACAACTGCACTTATGGGTTCTGCTTAGCCCCGGGAATGTGCGAGTGTTACCGAGGCTACGAATGGAACACTACAAGGAGAGAGTGTGTTCCAAGCTGTGATCCACCTTGCGTGAATGGATATTGTTCTGATCGAAATTTCTGCGTTTGCTATGACGGTTATCATATTTCAAAGGATAATCTTTTCATATGTGTAAAAAATGGTCCACACAGCACCACTACCACTTCCACCACAGCTGAAGCCTCAACCCCCGTAATTTTGGACAGCACAAGTTGGGTTGGAAGAATGAAAGTAAAATCTTCCTCATCGTATGAAGCTAGCAGCTCATCAGAAGATACTCAGGACATTTTGGAGACTTCATCGGACAAAGTTGAAGAAAGTTCCGCTGAAACATCAGCTGAAGATATCTTAGCTCTAAGATTTCAAACAACAACACGAATACCCGAGACTTCCGGCTTTGGTAGCAAAGATAGTAATGTTCTACATTTGACTTCATTTGGAATCGATTATGTATCAACTGGAAGGGATGTGGCCACTGAAGCACCTAAGTTCGAATTAACCACGGTAGAGGATGATACGCCACGGACTTCTGCAAATACGGAAACGTCTCCTCTGCCTATCCTAGTCTGGAAAAAGGATCAAGAAGGTCCCATCGCTGGAGATGACTCATATTTCACAAAACTGCACGATGAAAGATTGGACACTACGCGAAAACCACCACCTATACATGCTCATACTACTGAATTCTACGATAAAGATGTTCTAAG ATCATATATAGCTCCAGGAACAGGATTCTACTTATTATACGTTCTTTTGTCAGTTTTTGTAGTAATCGCGATTCTATTCTTGGTCTATTTACTCTCTGAAAGGTATCACGGAAAAGAGTATAACATTGCACGCCTAG AGAAACGGAAAGGTGTGGTGAAATATTCAGCTGAGCAAAGTGATGTGATCACAGCGTGGTGA